The DNA window AGAAGAAATTAAAACCTATAGCAAACGACTGATCACCTATCTCTATGATAGTCTTGAAAGATTTCCTGTAGAAGATGAAAAGCTGGCTCTTTTTGATAAAGTTTTTTCGTTTGATATTACTGATATCGAAAAGCATGGATTCGAAAAGCTGACTAATTATATTTATCTGGATCATCTTTCCAATAAGAGTCAAAATCCTCAGATGGATCTTTTTTATATTACCTCATATGATAATAAAAGGGTCTCATACATTAAATTACTAGCTAAAAAATTAATTGCGCTGAACTTAAAATTTCAAATAATGATTATTGGAAAGAAAAGTTGGAAAAATCAGCTAAAAAACTTATTTATCACTGTCCCAGAAAACCTTTCCGTTATATTTAGCATCAAAAAAATCTGTCACAAAGATCTTCCTAGTTATTACAAAAACTCGAAAGCTTTACTAGATCTAACTCGAGAGAATCAACACGGTTTAAGTTTTAGAGTTTTTGAAGCAATGGCTCTTGAAAAAAAAATTATTACAGATAACAGTATTATCAAAGATTATGACTTCTATAACCCTAATAATATATTGGTTTTAGACGAAACTTGCAGTAATTTAACCAAGTCTTTTTTTGACCAGCCTTATCAAAAAATTCCCGATGAGATTTATAATTATTATATGTTAGACAAATGGGTAGATCGGGTTTTTAGACTATCTTAATCAAAAAAATTGAACCATACATCAATGATTACTTATACTGATCAATCGAAAATTATAATATTTTGTCCACCAAATAGTGTAACCGGAGGTCCTGAAGCTCTGCATCAACTCGCAGATAAGCTATATCATCTCCACATAAAAAATGTTTTTATGCATTACATCCCTAAAAGGAAAAATGCAAAACCAAAAAATTATTCTGTTTATCATACAAGTGAAATTGACATTGTAGAAGATAATTCTAAAAACATTTTAATAATTCCAGAATCTATGACTTTTTTGGTAAAAAAGTACCCTGAAAGCCAAAAAATAATATGGTGGTTGAGTGTTGATTTTTATAAGGTTTTGATGGATCATAGAATAAGAAAGCAAAATATTTTCACAAAACTTTTCTACAAACAAAAAGATAAGGAATATTATTTTGAAAATTTACCTAATGTTTTTCAGTGGGCTCAGTCTTATAGATCATCTGTTTATATTAAAAAGCATGGCATTCCTGAAAATCAAATAGATTTTGTTTGTGATTATATTAACCCTAGTTTCTTACAGAATAAAGGAACCATTGTAAAGGATTTATCAAATAAGAAAGTTCTATACAACCCTAGAAAAGGAAAGAAGGAAATATCTCAATTAATCAAAAATTCACCAGAGTTAAATTGGGTACCAATTCAAAACATGAATGCTGATCAGATAAAAGATTTGATGTCACAATCCCTGTTATATGTTGATTTTGGGGAAAATCCTGGTAGAGATAAAATGTTACGAGAATCTGTGTCTCAGGATTGTTGCATTGTTTCAGGAAAAAATGGTTCTTCCATTTATTACGAAGACCTGATGATTCCAGATGATTATAAATTTAGCTTTAGTGAAGATAAGATCCCTGAAATTATAAAAAAAATAAAGGAAATTTTGGAAAACTATAATGAACATATTCCTTACTTTTCACTTTACAAAAAAATGGTTTTAGATGAGGAAATCTCATTTGAAGAAAAACTAAAAGAAATATTTAAAAAATGACGCCAAAGAAGATCACATTAATCTATCCTTTTGCGTACGGTTATATAGATTTTATTGTTCAGGAGTTGCAATCAATTCCTAATGTAAAAGTTACGGATCTCAAAACAGATATCATAAAATATAAGTATCCAAATATATTTGTGAAAATCTGGAATGGCGTTACCAAATTATTTGGAAGTAATGTCAAGAAAAAATATCTTAGACAACAGATCCTGCAGAAAATCAAAGAAAAGCAGGATATTATATTTATTATTCGTCCTGATTTATTAGAAAATTCTTTATTAAAAGAGCTCAAGAATAATACAGCTTGTTTTATCGCATATTATTATGACAGCTGCAAAAAATATCCCCGACAAATTGAAATAATTCATTTTTTTGATGAAATATACTCGTACGAAAAAGAAGATATAGAAAAATATCATTTTATTGAAACTTCCAATTTTATTTATGATGAGACTTTACAATCACTACCTATAAAGTATGACATTTTCAATGTTTCGTCTTATGATTCAAGAATTGATGAAATCGACAGAATTTCAAAGACATTATCTGATGCTGGTTTCATAATTTATTTTGCATTATTCTGGTATGAGAAATTGGTTTATCCGCATTTACATTCTATAACAGAATATTTGTCCCTTAACGAAACGAAGAAACTTATTTCCGAGTCTAAGGCAATGATAGATATTCAAAGGAAAGACCAGAGGGGCCTTTCTTTTAGAACATTTGAAAGTATAGGATACAGAAAAAAATTGATTACAACAAACCCAGCAGTTAAGGACTATGATTTTTATCATCCAAATAATATACTAATTGTTGATAGTGATCAGCTAGATACTGCCGAAATTAAAAAATTTCTTGAATCAGAGTATGTAGAGATACCACGGGATATCATCAATAAATATACAGTCAAGAGCTTTATAAAGAAAATATTCAAATTATAGAATCATGGGTATTAAAAGAAAAATAAAAAATTATATATATTTAAAAAATCATTATCCTTTATCAGAAAAGACCATTATTCCTGATGAAAGTAAAAAAAATATACTTATTGTAGACAGTCAGATCCCAACATTTGATAAGGATTCTGCTTCTAATCGTATTACAGAAATTGCTAAGTTTCTGGCAAAACATTATAATGTATATCTTATGGATTGGAGAAAGGCAATTCCAAAAGTAGAATCTAAGAAATACATCAAAAATCTAAATGATCATAATGTAAATGTTTATACTCCATTTATAGGAAAATATGGTATAATGAAGGGTAAAAAGCACTTTATTAATGATTTGCTTCCAAAACTTGATTTCGTGTGGTGCCACAGACCTGAACTTTTCGAATATTATTTAGATTTCTTTAGAGAAAAAGCACCGAAAGTAAAGATCATCTATGATATGGTGGATATTCATTATCTAAGAATGGAGAGGGGTCTTGAAATTAAGTATGATAAAAACAGAGCTAAAGAATTAGTTCATTATAAGCATATAGAAACTGAATTATGCAAAAAAGCAGATAAAATTGCAGTAATCAGTGATAAAGAAAAAGAATTTATGACCGCTTTTGTAGATGAATCAAAGTTGTTTACAGTAAGTAATGTTCATAATTTAAAGGTAAAACCAGAAGATATGCCAACTTTTGAAAAGAGAAATGGAATATTTTTTATAGGTACTTTTTTACATGATCCCAATGTGGATGCTGTAGAAATATTATATCATAAAATCATGCCCTTGGTATGGAAAACCCTGCCAGACTTAAAAATTACAATTATTGGTTCTGAAGCTCCTGAATCAATTGTAAAAATGAATTCAGAAACATTTGAAATTGCAGGCTTTGTAGAGAATATAATTCCTTATTATGAAAAATGTTTTGCTTCTGTATCTCCGTTAAGATTTGGAGCTGGTGTAAAAGGTAAGATTGGACAGGCATTAGAGTATACTCTTCCTGTATTAACAACCGAAATAGGTGCAGAAGGAATGTTTTTAGAAGATGGAATTACTGCTTTAATTTCTGGTAATGAAGATTATCAAAAATTTGCAGATAACATCATTGAGATATGCAGTAATCCATTAACCTGGAATACATTGCATAACAATTCGGAAAAAGCTATTTATCCGTTTTCGATAGAAGCTCAGAAAGAAGAGATTTTTAAAATGCTGCAATAATTAGGAAAGTATATTGTTACAGATCACTTAAGAATCGCTTATTTTTTGATAAATAGTAACAAGTTCTTCAGCACTTTTTTCCCAAGAGAAGAGTGCTGAGCGATCCAGTCCTTTTCTAGCATATTTCTCTCTTAATGGCTCATTCAGATACAAGTCCAGCATAATTTTGGACAATAATTTTTCATCACTGGGGTCCAGCATAATTCCGGCATCACCAACAACTTCTGGCAATGATGAAGTGTTGGAGGTAACGGTTGCTACACCACATTGCATAGCCTCCAAAGGCGGCAAACCAAAACCTTCGTAAAATGACATATAGTAAAAAGAATGTGCATGGCTGTACAAACTGGCAAGATCTTCATCCGGTACTCTTCCTGTAATTACAATTCTATCTCTTAATTCTTGAGCATTATTATATTCATCAAAAATTTTATCATAATCCCAACCTTTTGCACCTACTAAAACCAGCCCTA is part of the Chryseobacterium paludis genome and encodes:
- a CDS encoding glycosyltransferase family protein produces the protein MKICVISYDFWGYDKHIVETLCKKGIDAHHIKIANVTHSNFQERATNAISKVFLNKNLKTEKRQQFVLNSLAKIGHQDQILVLNPDAFDTSTLEEIKTYSKRLITYLYDSLERFPVEDEKLALFDKVFSFDITDIEKHGFEKLTNYIYLDHLSNKSQNPQMDLFYITSYDNKRVSYIKLLAKKLIALNLKFQIMIIGKKSWKNQLKNLFITVPENLSVIFSIKKICHKDLPSYYKNSKALLDLTRENQHGLSFRVFEAMALEKKIITDNSIIKDYDFYNPNNILVLDETCSNLTKSFFDQPYQKIPDEIYNYYMLDKWVDRVFRLS
- a CDS encoding glycosyltransferase, whose product is MGIKRKIKNYIYLKNHYPLSEKTIIPDESKKNILIVDSQIPTFDKDSASNRITEIAKFLAKHYNVYLMDWRKAIPKVESKKYIKNLNDHNVNVYTPFIGKYGIMKGKKHFINDLLPKLDFVWCHRPELFEYYLDFFREKAPKVKIIYDMVDIHYLRMERGLEIKYDKNRAKELVHYKHIETELCKKADKIAVISDKEKEFMTAFVDESKLFTVSNVHNLKVKPEDMPTFEKRNGIFFIGTFLHDPNVDAVEILYHKIMPLVWKTLPDLKITIIGSEAPESIVKMNSETFEIAGFVENIIPYYEKCFASVSPLRFGAGVKGKIGQALEYTLPVLTTEIGAEGMFLEDGITALISGNEDYQKFADNIIEICSNPLTWNTLHNNSEKAIYPFSIEAQKEEIFKMLQ